GtttgaaaaaatagaatacagagatggtgatggggctggggcaggggagataGATAACAAAGCCTCCTTCTATGAAGGTATCTTACCTTGTTTCTCCCATTGGCTTTCAGGTATCCAAAGCTGGCAGCTCTGAATCCTGAGTCCAACACAGCTGGGCTGGATATATTTGCCAAATTTTCTGCCTATATCAAAAATTCAAACCCAGCACTCAATGATAGTGAGTTTTGTGGATCAGAGGCCAGAGGACTGGGTCCTGGGGGAAGGGAAAACACCCAAGGGTTGAGAGGCATTAAGGACATTTGGAAGTTCAGGTTATCAGGAAGATGGAGTAGGTGTTGGAAAAATCTCTTCAGCCTTCCATTTTTGCTTTACCTCTTTGTCTCCCTGCATTCTCAGACTACCTGAACACAAATCCAGCTAGCTGTATGACTGAACAGTTCACTTAGTCTCTCTGTAAATCCATTTCCagatctataaaatgaggataataatacctATTTCCTGGgttgctgtgagaattaaatgagttttgTTTCTGAAGGGCTtagacttgggggctggggatataactcagtggtagatcattaACATGCTCAAGGCTGTcagttgaatccccagcacctctcACCAAAAGGGGGGAAAAGTGCTTGTTCTCTGTGTtactatatattaatatttggtattattattttgtactggCCTTGCATTAtgtccccccctcccccagggttTTCTTGGATAGGCTTTCTCAGTCTTCTGGTATTCTAATCAGTTCCCTCTCTTGCACAGATCTGGAGAAGGGACTCTTGAAAGCCTTAAAGATTTTAGACAATTACTTGACATCCCCTCTCCCAGAAGAAGTGGATGAGACCAGTGCTGAAGATGAAGGCATCTCTCAGAGGAAATTTCTGGATGGCAATGAGCTCACCCTGGCTGACTGCAACCTATTGCCAAAGCTCCACATAGTACAGGTGAATGGTCACTATGGGAGGAGAGGATGGTAGCTGGGGTGGCTCTCTAAGGGGCTTCCACATGACAATCACTTCCCATGACAACAATTTGAAGGTGATTTATTTCATAGCATGTTTTTCATAGATTGCTACCAAGGCAGACCCCACCCCAGTGACAAAGTCTAGTCCCCAGCAGTCATTGCTGACTTGACAATTACATTCCATAGACAAGCCATGGGTGCACATGCCTTAGCCAAGACTAACACATTCTGGTATTACTTTCAAAAAGTCTCTTCCTATCTCTGCATTACTGCCAGATCCCCAGATAGACAAAGCAGGCTTTTCCTAAGGCAAAGCTGTAACTCTTTGTAGCTTCAGACTCCACTTCCTCTTAAGGAAGTTGAAAACTTCTGCTTCCCATGTCTTTATTATAGCCTCAAAGCTGTGGTATAGTTTATAAAACATGGGCCCAAAGTCAGTCTGCCATACAACTGAGTAATGAAAATCTGTGTACTAGTCATTGAAAGACAAAAGATGTTTGGCAACCGGTCCATGCCTTTTAAGAGATGAAACCTAACAGAacataatattaacattaaagttATGAATAATACATGTCtaaaagtcaaatgaaaaatagagacaaaaatcACTGGaaccaggtgcagtagcacatgtcTGTCAACCCCCCAACTTAGGAGGGagggatcacaggtttgaggacagcctcaacaatttagcaagacagtctcaaaaaaataaaaaggtctgaagatgtagctcagtggtagtgtccctgggttcaatccccagtactgacaaaaaaaaaaaaaaaacaacccactgTGGAAATTCAAGTTAATTCCTCTCCTCCACCCCtttaataccagggatttaacccaggggcgatcaatcactgagctacatccccggccctttttaaattaacttatttttttggtaccagcgattgaatccagggatgcttaaccactgaaccatatccccagcccttttaaaaataatttagagacagggtttcatcaagttgctgaggctggctttgaacttatgatcttcctgcctcagccaggtgtgtgccacagtgcctggcaattCCTCTTTTTACTTGTCTTCCCTGGGGTTTACATTTTGGTTTCTCTCCACTTCCCATCTCCAGGTGGTATGTAAGAAGTACAGGGGATTCACCATCCCTGAGGCCTTTCGGGGAGTGCATCGATACTTGAGCAATGCCTATGCTCGGGAAGAATTCGCCTCCACCTGTCCAGATGATGAAGAGATCGAGTTGGCCTATGAACAAGTGGCGAAGGCCCTCAAATAGGCCATTTCTGGGGCTCCCTCACCCCCGTACATGTTCTTTACAGAGGCCCAGGGCGGTTTCCACGTTGCTTCCCATGGACACACTCCAAAATGGCCAGTGGACAGAGAATCCTGGGGCACTTGTGCAGGACTGGGGGGGGACGAGTTTGGGGGATGGAAGGGAATAAGGGTAAGATTTTTATTGTGGGGTGGAGTGGGTAGGACAACTTATTTCAGTAATAAAATACGTAGTGAAAATGTAGTGTTGTTTTTACACAAAACGGAGTTGGAGTGTAGTTGACACCAAATTAGGGGTGGGTCAGTGATCTTGAGCTCAGCGCAGAAGCCAGGAATTAAGGAAAGGGATATTTGTTCCAGGGCTTCCGTCTTTTTTTTAGTGCCAGTCCAATACAGTGCTGTCTTCTGGTCCATGCCGCATTTGCTTCCTGGCCGATAGGGCTAGCCAGATCTGGGTGGGCCTGGTCCGCGCTCGGGGGGCGGTGCCGAGTTCAGGGAAGGGGGGCTCAGTCCTGGTGGAATGGGCGCGGCATCGCAGAGCGGAATAGGCGTGGCCTTGTAAGGCTCCGCCCCGTCCCGCTTAGACAATGCCCGGGAGCCGCCAGACCCAAGCGCCCCCGCCCCGTCGTAGGACGTGAACTCGCCAACCCAGGGACCCCTCAAAAGCTAGAGCTCCCAGTCTCTTGTCTTGAAGACTAGGACTCCTTTATATCCCTACCCTACCCTCTGGGGGTGGGGCCCCAGCCGAGATCACAGTGCAGCAGGAGTGACCACTGAAGGTGAGTCTGGGGAGGTGGGTGACCACTGGACCGTAGCTGGTATTTGGGGATACCGGGCCTGTGCCAGTACCGAAAGGAGTGTGCGGGAGGCTGGCTTTTGGGTCGGAGCTGGGCGGGGTGGACTTCGGTGGAAGATGGACAGGGGTACCGGGTCTTGAGGCCAGGAGTGGCGCCCGCGCCCCGGAACCACGCCCCCGTTTCCCCGCCTCCCGGATTTCGTTGTAGACCTCTCCCAGTCCTCCGGGACTAGGTCTGGTTTATACTGGGTCGCGCCAGGGACAGCGTGACTGGACTGGGTGGAGAGAGGATGCTTAACTCCTTGGACTCTtaattcttctctctcttcctttttttccccttagggcTTAAGGACTTCATGTCCTGGGTCCTGATTCACTCCCCAGCTTTCTCCTCCTGCCCCATTACCCCTGTGTGTGGGTCCCTGGCCAGACTTCGGGTCCCTCCAGCTGCGAGCAGCTGAGGGTTAAGGGGGCGGGGCCGCCGCATTTTTGGGGAGTGAGCGCATCCTAGCGGCTGCCAAGAGGGGCGCCCAGCAGAGACCTTTTGAAGCCCCCGAACAGGGGCAACAGGTGTTTTGGAGATTAGGGATTTAAGACTTGTTCCATGGGCTCCTCTTAAAGAAGCAGACTCATGGGGTTGCAGTGTGGAGCAGGGTCCACCGAAGAGAAAGgtctggagggggtggggaggagtgggAGGGGCACCGAGATGGCAGGAGGAAGACCCTCTTAATCACCATTAATCAGGCTCTCTTATTCGCCCCTACGACCTTCTCTTCATGCCTCTTTCTGTGCTTCCCCCTGTTTCTTCTTCCAGACAGgtgaagtaaaaagaaaacagaaatcagcTTGGCCGGAAAGGGCGTTTGTGTGGATGGGATGGGGACGCCGGGGGAGGGGCTGGGTCGCTGCTCCCATGCCCTGATCCGGGGTGTCCCCGAGAGCCTGGCGTCGGGGGAGAGTGCAGGGGCTGGCCTTCCAGCTCTGGACCTAGCCAAAGCTCAAAGGGAGCATGGGGTGCTGGGGGGTAAACTGAGGCAGCGACTGGGGCTACAGCTGTTAGAACTGCCTCCGGAGGAATCGCTGCCGCTAGGACCGCTGATTGGTGATACAGCCGTGATTCAAGGCGATACGGCCCTAATCACGCGGCCCTGGAGCCCGGCTCGTAGACCTGAGGTGAGCGCCAGGGTGGGTGTGTAAGGGGAAGGACGAGAGGAGTTGGATGTCCGAGTTTGGGAAAAGAATTGGGAGTTGGGGTGTCTGAGCCGGCACTCTTCTCTTGCCCTAAGGTTGATGGAGTCCGCAAAGCCCTTCAGGACTTGGGTCTCCGAATTGTGGAGATGGGGGATGAGAACGCAACTCTGGATGGCACTGACGTTCTCTTCACGGGTGAGGCTGGGGTCTTGGCACAGGGAAGCAGTTTGGGAGACCTAGGATGTCTCGCGCCTTGTTTTCAACTCACTCAGGTCATCAAACCTTTGTGGCCTTCCCGGGGGTTCAGGCCGGGAGTTTTTTGTAGGCCTCTCCAAGTGGACCAATCACCGAGGAGCTGAGATAGTGGCGGACACATTCCGGGTGAGGAGCGGTACCAGCCTTGGGAGGGAGTGGGGCGCAGGCAGGAGTCCCGGTAGCCTGAGGACTccgtgaggaggaggaagaagcctGGGAGCAGCTTATGTTTGAGGGTATCCCCTCTCACCCCTCCCACGACCCTGAATACCCTCGCCTTTGCTCTCCACAGGACTTCGCCGTCTCTACTGTGCCGGTCTCTGGCCCTTCTCACCTGCGTGGCCTCTGTGGCATGGGGGGACCCCGCACTGTGGTAGCAGGCAGCAGCGACGCTGCCCAAAAAGCTGTCAGGGTGAggaggggcggggtggggtgTGGCCAACGACCATGGGCGTGGCTCCAAACTCGGGAGGCGGGAGCTCCAACCCTAGCCTTCACCAAGCTGTCCATCTAAGTGTGAAAGATCACCCAAGTAAACAGGTGGAATACATAACAATAGCTGGCACGGAGCAGGGAGACTGGGAACAGGGATGATTAACTTGCTCTTCCAGAGTTTTAGGAAACTCCTCAAAGGTGATATTTAAACGGATTTGTAGAATGGATGGGACAGACAGGTGGGAGCTGGAGAAGGGCAAAAGAGGGTTACAGGTGAAAAGGACTGCATCTGAGTAAAGAGTACAAGATGGAAATTAGCAGAACACTGTCTGACATATTAGAACACTGTGTGACATAGTAAGGACTATGTACTTGCTGTCACTATTATTCCACAAATAGAACTGTCCCAAGTCCTTAATAGGGCCCTTAGTTTGTGGTAGGATAGGCAAATTCAATTGTGGAAAAGCTCTGATACTTAaacacttcctctttcctttctctcaggCAATGGCAGTGCTGACAGATCACCCATATGCCTCTCTGACTCTCCCAGATGACGCAGCTGCTGACTGTCTCTTTCTGCGTCCTGGGTTGCCTGGTGCACTCCCTTTCCTCCTGCATCGTGGAGGTGGGGACTTGCCTAACAGCCAGGAGGTGAGAGGGGTATGAGCTCCACCACCACTGCCCACTACCAACAACAACcaataaaagaagaatttttcccagtgggaggaaggaggggtATCTTACCTAGAAACCTGGGTGGAGCCACTATAAGGTGGCTGGACAAGGGTGACTCTAGACTTAAGGTTTTACTCCCTTCTCTGTATTGTCCCTGCAGGCACTGCAGAAGCTCTCTGATGTCACCCTTGTACCTGTATCCTGCTCAGAACTGGAAAAGGCTGGTGCTGGGCTCAGCTCCCTTTGCCTGGTGCTCAGCACACGCCCCCACAGTTGAGGGTCTGGCTTGGGATTCTGGGTGGCCAGCAAAATAGGAAttagaaggggaaggagagctgggcatggtggcacacacctgtaatctcagagactcggaaggctgaggcaggaggatcacaagtttgaagccagcctcagcaatttagcaaagccctgtctcaaaataaaataaaaatggctggggatttagctcagaggtagagcatccctgggttcaatcctcagtactgccccaccccccaaaaaacccaataataataaataataataatagaaggggaAGGAGGATTAGATAGATGATAAGTAGGTAGTAGCAGGAAAGGGCCTCAAGATGGGGTGGGATGGGACATAGTGTAGGGAAAAGTATAGGAGCCACTGGGTGAGTCCTCTCTcagaaccaataaaatagaattggcCTTTTAGATTGTGCTGTGGCTGATGTCTTCCTGGGGCAAAGGGATGGGGCGGGACTGAAACCTGAGCTGGGGTCAGTGCTGGAAAAGAGAACTCTTTCATTCAAAAAACCCTTGTTAAGCAGTTACTCATTGCCCAACCCTGTCCTAGGTGCTTGGGCAGAAGATGGGTAAAACAGAATTTGTATTGTGCACAGTCTGTCCAGGGCAGAAAAGGGAGTGTGTGGGTGGATCACTCTCTGACTATCTCTAAATGTCAGATGATTCAGACACTGGTAGATTAACAGTCCACCTTTACttgatagagaagaaaaaatgacattttcagagACAATcattttcattcactcatttactgAGGCTTAGCAGTGATATCAAAAGGGTCAGTCTCCAGATGTCAGGGAACTTACAGTACATGAACATTTCTTACAAATTGAAATATAGATAGTAATGTAATAATTCACAGGAGGCTGTTTCtttctatgagaaaaataaaggactCTGTAAGGTATCAAAGTGTGTGCTGCAAAGGGCAAGGAGGTTCAGGAACAACTTCTCAGAAAAGGCAACATAAACTGAGTCCTGAGGATAAATAAGAATTAGCTAGGCAGGTagtggagaggagaaaaaaagggtAATCCGGGAAGAAGGAATTACTCTGGACAGAGGCATTTTGGATGGCTGGGGAGATTTTTTTCTAAGGCTGGCATGTTGCGTGCACATGGAATGACAGATAAGCCAGAGAGTGCTATATCACCTTGTATCAAAAGCCAAGgtccagggctgaggctgtagctcagtggcagagtgattgcctagcactgtgaggctctgggttcaatctttagcattacattaaaaaataaacaaataaaataaaggcatgctgtccatctacaactacaaaaatatttttttaaaaaagcataggTCCATGACCCAGAGCTGAAGCTTAAGGAGAAAAATACCACAGTTTAAAAATAAGGGATGTCAGGAGCAAGTTAGTACTTGAAGAGGATCTCTGGCTTCAGAGGAGGGCAAAGCAGAAGTATGAGTTATGGATAACCCAGGAACGAAATGAGGAGATTACATTCTGGTGACAGCACTAGACATGGAAAAAAGATTTGACAGTGCCCTTAAGATAGACAAGACTTCATGGCTCATTGTGTGGAAATGAGAAATGAGGTCATATGACTCCAGGTTTCTGGCTTGGTCAACTGGGTTGATCAAGAGAGAATGTAAACAATAAATTGTGCTTGATACACTGTGCAAAATGCCTGGGGTCAGCCAGGCAGGATGTCCTAGATCTGGGATGCAGAGAGTTCTAAGTGTCTTTCTAGAGGTGCAGGCTGAGAATTACCTGCAGATAGAGATTTCCAGAAGAGGGGTACGGGGAAGAAAGGGACAAACCTAGAATGGTAGAGAATACCATGGGgatagaaagcaaagaaaaataatctagagGAAGATAAGAGCAGCAAAGTAAAATAACTTAAAGAAGGGGGTGATCAAAGGCCATGCCAAATGAGTGTTGAAAAACATAGCCTAGGACATCAGAACATCACTGGCAAACTTGTGGAGAGTAGATAAGCAATTTCAGCAGATAAGTAGtggagacagaagaaaaagaaagtgaagaaaagcaGATGTATGCTCCTGGTTCAAAGGCTTGATTCTGAAGGGAAGAGATAGGACAATTTTTGGGAAGTTAACTAAGATATCGAGACAGGGTTTGATTCAGGTTTAGAGAGGACATCAGGGGCGAAGGAGACATGGAAGCTATAGGAAAGATGAGAGTAACTGAAGGAGCAAGATCAGCAGTAGATATAGCCCAGAACCCAGGCCTTCAGACTCCTAGACATGCTCATTTCCATCCCATGATGCCTTCCTCTAGGTGAGAGATCAAGAGGGTGGGAATTATGGAGGGGTGGAAGCCCCCAACTACACAGATTTGGAGTGAGGGCTTCCCTTCAAACTACAACTGCATAGATAGTGGATGCATCAGCAGGGACTACTGTGGACAGCCGGCGGGGTCTCCTGAGGGCTCTATGGTCCAGATCAGCGTAGAGCAGGCTCTGAAGGAggcaagggaggaaggaaggatgatCTCAGCAGTCTGACTCCCTTGAGATTCAGACCTACCTCTTGGTCCACTTTCCTGGGGGATTCCGTCCCCATTCCCAAGTCCTTACCGGCTCCTGGTCCAGGTCCCCTGGAATCttgggctcctcctcctccatgggtcTGTGGGGCTCGGCTTTCATCAAAGGAGCTATATGGGGGGGACAGAGCTGAAGGATGGAGAGAAGGTGACCAACTTGTCTGCTCCCAACAGGGGCCCAACTCAGGAATTGAGGGGAGGGGACTGTACCAGTAGGAGAGGAAAAATGGGGAGGAGTTAGTCTTACCAAATGTGGGGAGTGGTGGAAGCGGAGGCGGGGGCGAGCGCCTGTAAAGGAGTATAAGAGTCTTTAATAGTCACCAGTCTTGTTGCGCTGGTTCTCCTTGGCCGCAGGCGGCGCCAACGACAACCTTGCAACTTGCTCACTCTGACCAGCAAAACAACTTAGGCCCCTCCCACACAAAAAGTGCTGCCCACACTCCGATCCTGTGGCGCATCTAGCTTCACTCCTCTAGTCATGCCCCGCCTGGTACACCAGCCTCTGGCCTCGCTCCCAAGTGTTGACCTCTTGCGTTCTCCAAACCAT
Above is a genomic segment from Urocitellus parryii isolate mUroPar1 chromosome 8, mUroPar1.hap1, whole genome shotgun sequence containing:
- the Ddah2 gene encoding putative hydrolase DDAH2, which codes for MGTPGEGLGRCSHALIRGVPESLASGESAGAGLPALDLAKAQREHGVLGGKLRQRLGLQLLELPPEESLPLGPLIGDTAVIQGDTALITRPWSPARRPEVDGVRKALQDLGLRIVEMGDENATLDGTDVLFTGREFFVGLSKWTNHRGAEIVADTFRDFAVSTVPVSGPSHLRGLCGMGGPRTVVAGSSDAAQKAVRAMAVLTDHPYASLTLPDDAAADCLFLRPGLPGALPFLLHRGGGDLPNSQEALQKLSDVTLVPVSCSELEKAGAGLSSLCLVLSTRPHS
- the Clic1 gene encoding chloride intracellular channel protein 1 produces the protein MAEEQPQVELFVKAGSDGAKIGNCPFSQRLFMVLWLKGVTFNVTTVDTKRRTETVQKLCPGGQLPFLLYGTEVHTDTNKIEEFLEAVLCPPRYPKLAALNPESNTAGLDIFAKFSAYIKNSNPALNDNLEKGLLKALKILDNYLTSPLPEEVDETSAEDEGISQRKFLDGNELTLADCNLLPKLHIVQVVCKKYRGFTIPEAFRGVHRYLSNAYAREEFASTCPDDEEIELAYEQVAKALK